The DNA window GGTGGCGGCTGGGACTGCGCGCTGGGCAAGGCCGAGGGAACGAGCGCCGGGTGGCTCGTGGCGGCGGGGCTCGCGACGATCTGCGTTCGGCGCCGGCGAACATCTCGCCTGTCATCACACCGCTGAGCGCTGCCAGCGTTCTTGCGGTGTGATCCTCTGATCCCGCATCGATCAATCGATCGATTTCGAGACCACGGGCACCTGTGCGTCCGTGTGCGGGAGGACATGAACAACGTTTACTCGGTCCGCCCGATAGACTAGGTGGCAACACAACGCGGGTCCGGTAGCGCGTCTCGAGCGCTCCGCGAGTTCATGGTCGCTCTCCCGAGCCCCACACCCGAGGCTCACGTCGCATGTCTCTGACTCCTGTTCGATCGAGCTGCATCGTGAACTGAAGGAGGGGCGGACTCGCTGGGAGCCTGCGCAGGCGGGCTCCGGGTGAGCCAGTTTCACGTTCCTGCTCAATGAACATCATCGAGCTCATCTCCGAGGAAGCCCACGAGGCACGCGACCGCATTCTCATCGCCGCGAGCGTCGCAGGCGTGGCCAACGCGGCGACGGTGGCGCTGGCCAACTCCATCGTCCAGAGGACGGACGGCGGCGCCACGCTCGCCGACTGCGGGCTCTTCGTCGTGCTGATCGCCGTCTACGTCCTCTGCTCCAGGTTCACGTGCCATCGCGTTTCCGGGACGATCGAGGACGCGCTCCACACCATCAAGGTGAGGATCCTCGAGAAGATCGAGCGCGCGAGCTACGAGAGCATCGAGCGGATCGGGACCGCCGAGATCTACGACCGGATCACGACCAACGTCTCGAAGATCTCCGGCTCGGCGACACTGATAGCCAACCTGCTCCAGTCGCTCTTCATGTCCGTCGCGGCGGGGCTGTACGTCGCTTCGCTCTCCCTGCCGGCCTTCACCTTGCTCGTCGTCCTCCTCGGCGGCGGGATCACGCTTTTCTACCTCAAGGCCCAGGACGTGACCGGGGATCTCCAGCGTGCGGCGACCATCCGCCTGGGGTTCTTCGACCGGCTCACCGATCTCTTCAAAGGCTTCAAGGAGGTCAAGCTGAGCCGCCGGCGCGGGCAAGAGCTTCGCGAGGACATCCGCGACACCTCGGGCGCGCTGCGGAACGTGGCGACGAGGTCGGGCAACGCCTTCCACGATCACTGGCTCTTCGCGCAGTGCAACCTTTACGTGGCGCTCGCGGCCATCATCTTCGTGCTGCCCCAGCACGTCGAGGTGGCTGTAACGACGGAGCGCTTGCTCCTCGGAGGCGTCCTCTTCGCCTGGGGACCCATCGTCACCTGCATTGCAGGCTTCCCCGCCTACATCGAGTCGAACGTCGCCCTGGGCAACATCGACGGGCTGGAGAAGAAGCTCGACGCCGCAGTGCTGGAGTGTGAGGGCGACGATCCCTGGGAGGGGAAGCTGACGGAGGGCATCGTGGTCAAGGACCTCGCGTACACCTATGCGTCGGAGGACGCTCGGGAGGCCTTCCACATCGGCCCGATCGACCTCGACCTCGCCGCAGGGGAGATCGTCTTCGTCGTCGGCGGGAACGGCAGTGGCAAGTC is part of the Chondromyces crocatus genome and encodes:
- a CDS encoding cyclic peptide export ABC transporter — its product is MNIIELISEEAHEARDRILIAASVAGVANAATVALANSIVQRTDGGATLADCGLFVVLIAVYVLCSRFTCHRVSGTIEDALHTIKVRILEKIERASYESIERIGTAEIYDRITTNVSKISGSATLIANLLQSLFMSVAAGLYVASLSLPAFTLLVVLLGGGITLFYLKAQDVTGDLQRAATIRLGFFDRLTDLFKGFKEVKLSRRRGQELREDIRDTSGALRNVATRSGNAFHDHWLFAQCNLYVALAAIIFVLPQHVEVAVTTERLLLGGVLFAWGPIVTCIAGFPAYIESNVALGNIDGLEKKLDAAVLECEGDDPWEGKLTEGIVVKDLAYTYASEDAREAFHIGPIDLDLAAGEIVFVVGGNGSGKSTFLKVLTGLYPPSAGMLSVDGFEVTPERAAAYRELITAIYSDFHIFSRLYGLLGVSEAAVRPLLEQMQIEDKTSFEGDRFTRTNLSTGQRKRLAMIVALLEDRPICIFDEWAADQDPEFRRYFYEELLPSLKRRGKTVIAVSHDDRYFDCADRVVTMEYGKVRSIVPGQALQRRPGETHGVA